The Cucurbita pepo subsp. pepo cultivar mu-cu-16 chromosome LG18, ASM280686v2, whole genome shotgun sequence nucleotide sequence GttgaaaatgatatcaaagtccGACACCCGGCACTCAGTTGGGTGCCAACTAGGTAAATTGCATAAATGTTTGtgtgagagagaagagagagaaaattcctagaaaaaaaagaaaaagaaaagaaaggaaaagggagTGTACTGAGAGAGGAGGCAGTTTTGCAGGTGAAATAATAGAACATTTAAAAAGGATTCAGGCGGAGTTTGTCTGGTTGATTCCCGCCTCTGTTTCCACCATTCCCAGAATTCTGTAAAAGCAAGGTCACAATcaaaacccaaacccacctcAATTTCATCCATCTTCTTCACACAAACACAGTTCATCAAATCAAATGCCCATTTctacttctctctcttctttctctctcatccctgcaataaagaaaaaaagaaaaagaaaccgtatcttttttttagtttctcgAGTCTTTTGACCAGTTTCCTGTTCATAAACAGACAACCCACACCCATCTGGgtccttcctttttctctaCTCTCCAATTTCTATGTCTGTCAGAAAAGCGCCATTAACGAAGCCAAGATGCTCTTCAAACCCAGAAAAGCTATATATTAATACAAAGTTGAAAATGGCGGATTCGtgtaaaaaaacaattcatgGGTTTTTGTTCCTGAAGAGAATGGTTCGTTCTGTTTTGTAAGGACATGCAGAGAATTCGAagcagaggaggaagaagcCAAGTGTTAAGTTAAGAAGCTCTCTGGATTTGTTGCCCTAATACGACAACCCCAATACGTACAAACGCACGTATTCTTCTACCAAAACGACACCCCAAATCATTCCCTTAAACTGGCCGTTTTCCATCCCCTTTCTTCCTCTCAATGTTATTAGCGGCTTTTGTTGCTTTATTTCTCATCGCTTCGACCTCCGCGCCGCCCATTGCGGCGGAGAGTTTCATACCCACCGCCGAAGAGTACCAGAAACTTACCCGCATTAAAGCGTACTTGAAGAACATCAATAAACCCCCCGTCAAGACAATTCAGGCATATTTCCCTCCCCCCCTCCGTTcggctgtttttttttttttttttttttttttttttttttttttttttttttttttttttttNtttttttttttttttttttttttttttttttttttttttttttatataatgaaTCTTTGAGAATTTGGGGTTTGCTGATCCTTCTTCGTTTTCAGAGCCCAGATGGGGATTTAATTGATTGCGTGCTCTCTCATCTTCAACCTGCTTTTGATCACAATAAGCTCAAAGGGCAACTCCCATTGGTAACCTAATTTCTCtgtaattttactttattgtAAGCAAAATCGAATATgagaaattatatttcaatttccaGGATCCCCCAGAAAGGCCAAAGGGTTTCAACTCCTCCGCCGGCTCTGTTGCAGAGAGCTACCAGCTATGGCGGCAGACCGGTGAATCATGCCCTAAAGGAACCGTTCCCATTAGAAGAACTACAGAACAAGACATTTTAAGAGCAAGCTCTGTTCAAAGATTTGGAAGAAAGCCAATAAAATCTGTCAGAAGGGACTCATCAGACAGCGGCCATGAGGTTAGtaatttcctcttcttcttcttgttcttcaaattcctTCCGCTTAAGCATTAATGCAATGAGATTGATTTGGTTGTCTGTTGCTTGATCTGGGAATCAATACAAACTAAGAAAATGGCCAAATTTCTTACAGCATGCTGTAGTGTTTGTTAATGGAGAACAATATTACGGGGCAAAAGCCAACATAAATGTTTGGGCACCCCATGTGAGTGATCAATATGAGTTCAGCTTATCTCAAATCTGGGTTATTTCTGGATCATtcaataatgatttgaacACCATTGAAGCTGGTTGGCAGgcatgtttttctttgtttttctcttaatttgcATCTGTTTGTGCTGAAACTtcctgaaaattttgtttatggtGGTTTGATCAGGTTAGTCCTGAGTTATATGGAGATAATTACCCTAGATTCTTCACATATTGGACGGTCAGTTCAAATTTACAGTACATGTTTCAAAAGATTCAGGGGAAAACGAAAGAGAAATCTTGTTTTTTCTGAacttgtttctcttttcttgtgTTCTTCAGACAGACGCATACCAAGCAACAGGGTGCTACAACTTACTGTGTTCTGGGTTTGTTCAAACTAATAACAAGATTGCCATAGGAGCTGCCATATCTCCAAGATCTTATTACAATGGCAGACAATTTGATGTGGGTTTAATGATTTGGAAGGTGAGCTTTCTTCAATATCCAATGAAATCCACCCCCCACCcctagaaaagagaaaaagatggaATCAATGGAGAATTAACTATATGGGTTGATTTAACTAGAGGTGATTTTGACAGTAAACAATGTGAAACAACGAGAGGTTTTGAAATCGGAACCTCTACTTGAAACCACTGCCTTCCTTCCATAATAATATGTTAATGTCCATTTTTAGTATAAtctctcgtggttttgctttttgtGAAGGTCTCGTTGATAGtgttatttacttataaacccataatcttTGCAAGAGCCTAAGCCCTAGATAtggtcctctttgagttttttttttcgaactttccctcaaggttataaatggtatcaaagccagatatcgggcaatgtgccagtgagtaggctgagccccgaaggaggtagacacgaggcaatgtgccagcaaagacgctgggttccaaaagggggtggattgtgagatcctatttCGGTTGAGGAGAatacgaaacattctttataagagtgtgaaaatctcttcatagcaaatgcgttttaaaaattttgaaagagagcCCGGAagagaaaaacccaaaaagaataatatcgGTAGGtttagattgttacaaatCTTCTTCTTAATTAGCCAAGGTAAGACCATCATCTTAATAATCGAGTTAGGTTGAAGCTGACAGCTCACATAAAACCTTAAAAGTTTCCACTCTTACACTCCCTCCCCACCcccataaacaaaaacatttttgtaaCCTTAATCATTTCAAAAGCAAGAATTTGTCTGCCATTGATAGGACTCCCACGTggtttcctttcttcttctttagcaAATATTTCTATACCCCTTCTGATGGTTTGACGACCAGTGACTTACTTTCACTCACCATAAGTTTCTCTCAGTCTTATATGCCTAGATGAGAGTTAGCATATACGCACCTCGACTAATCTCATGAAAGTCAACTATACGGATTGATTGTCGATGCAGGATCCGAGGCACGGAAACTGGTGGCTGGAAATTGGGCAGGGACTGTTAGTAGGGTACTGGCCAGCATTTTTGTTCAGTCACTTGGGAAGCCATGCCAGCATGATCCAATTTGGAGGAGAAATAGTGAACACAAGATCAACAGGGTTACACACATCAACACAAATGGGAAGTGGGCATTTTGCAGAAGAAGGCTATGGAAAAGCTTCTTATTTCAGAAATCTGCAAATAATTGATTGGGACAACAGCTTGCTTCCTGTCTCGAACCTTCATCTCTTGGCCGATCATCCGAATTGCTATGACATAAGACAAGGAAAAAACAAGCTTTGGGGCACTTATTTTTACTATGGAGGCCCTGGTAGAAATGTACACTGTCCATGACCACATCAAAATGGcatagattttttctttttcttttttatttttggggaTTTTATTTCTTACCCACTCTCTCTATAGGCATTTAGAATGATTTGGTTTGctttcattattataattatataaatatctttGGGTTTCTTCCTTCCTATGTGGACCCATTTTGGGATATTGTAAAATTTTGGAGATAATAGGATATGGGCTCCAATTCTCTTTGATttctaaacaaatataaaagacaAATCTTACAAACGAAAGGAACACAAAAGCTGAACATAATAATCCAAAACACTTTAACAAAATGATGCACGGACAGACGTTCATAgtggtataatattgtttgctttaagCATAAGTTCTAATGACTTTCTAACCAAACATCGATGGATTGACAAAGATTCAcgcaaaaaaaattgattaaagtGGCTCGTAATGTCATACATCACTAAGGTTTGTTTAAAGAAATCCTTCCTGGAATCAGTTTTGAAGGTCCCATACTTTATGGATTTGCATGTGGGGAGCAATAAAGAAGCATACTTCCATTGCTCTTTTAAAAGTCTCTATCTTTAAATGAACCATACAGAATATCTGCAGCGAGTGAGTGAGTGAATATATCAAATGGAGTGTATGAAAAGTCAACCAAACAATAATTAATGGCAGTGGTCAATGACAttcaaactttattatttattattatttttctaaattcattttcaCCCTTTTCATCACGTTAGAATACACGACCACAataatcaaatagaaaaacgACGATTGAAACACAACTAGGAAAAGGGAGAGCTTGCAAATGAGTTTTAGTTCAAAAAAGTTGGTATAGCAACCGTTTGAACAATTGCAGAGTGGAAGATCAAACCCATTACATGCTTTAGATACTCGTCCATCTCATGAGACAAACAAATAACAGAAATCTCGCATcacaaactaattaaatagttCCAAAGATTTGTTTAGAACAGATTATTGGATAAAAAACAAGAGATGAGAGGGAGTGATGAACCAGTGAGTGAGGGGAAGAGTGAAATGGACGCCACAGCTTGGTGCCGCCAACTTTAACCACAGGCGCTCATCTTTGTGTGGTGGCCTGAACTGAAAAAGCATACAATAATACAGTTTACTTTACCAACAAAAGCAAAGGAAACAACACTTTTATGGGACAgttcaggaaaaaaaaaaaaagcaaaggCCCATAAAAGATGGTGATCTTTTGTGGGTGCACCCACAATTTGATCCACCATGGGGTCGCTTTCAAATCATACCACAGACTGCTAACCTCTGTTTCCCTCCTTTTCTTTGAATCACTGCAACGATCCAAtcatgagagagaaagagaatctGAAAGCAAAGATTTGTCACTTCAATGCCAGGAGGACTAGCACTAGTGAGATTCATCATTTATTCTGATTTCTTATTTCTACAATGCCTTGTAAATGAACCACACTGTTCTACCAACAACGAGCTTGGATATCAGCTGTGCATGTATGACATGAGAACTATCATTCTGGTGCTTCTGATTTTGCGCGTTCTGTTGAGACCGTGTCGATAAATGTGACAAGATCTTGGGGGGATGAAACACCATCACAGAAGTTTTGAATGATagtcgaagatctagaatcgTGTGTGTCGATTGTCTTCGTGCAAAGGCGAGAAATCTGTTGTTTATGTATGGACCCACAAGTTTGAACTAAAGAGTAACAGAGGTTAGAAAACTTGGGATCTTTGTGTGTTTCTCCTAGATCCAACACGAATCCTTGGTCTCCTGAAAAACATTCCAGGGATTTCATTTTCAAGACAATGTTCTTTATTGAAGCAAGATTGTGAGCCAACTGTTGAACCATTGGAGATAAGCTCCCAGCAACATTTTCGGTGTCTCTAGCTAGATTGTCTAATACCACCAAATTGGCAAGAGCAAAGCGTGctaagaagatgaagaagtcaTAGAAGTTCATgcctgaaaggaaagaaaaaagttgtAAGAATTAACTAGTAATAGAATATCATTGGTAttgtgtaacaacccaagccctattgtccgctttggcccattatgtatcgacgtcagcctcacggtttttaaaacacgtctgctagagagaggtttccacacccttatacggaatgcttcgttcccctctccaatcgatgtgggatctcacaatccatccccttgggGGGCCAGTGAGacactggcacattgcccgacGTCTGAATCTGATACTATTCCTCAACCCTAATAATGAGAAAACAGGAGTTCTTAAGATCTTGCTCCCTAGTGACACTCTGGTCTCAACATGCTGGGTAAAGATTCGAAAGTATATATTAAGAAGATAACGTATTCATGAGTAAAATTATTGAAGC carries:
- the LOC111779664 gene encoding uncharacterized protein LOC111779664 isoform X2, which gives rise to MLLAAFVALFLIASTSAPPIAAESFIPTAEEYQKLTRIKAYLKNINKPPVKTIQSPDGDLIDCVLSHLQPAFDHNKLKGQLPLDPPERPKGFNSSAGSVAESYQLWRQTGESCPKGTVPIRRTTEQDILRASSVQRFGRKPIKSVRRDSSDSGHEVSPELYGDNYPRFFTYWTTDAYQATGCYNLLCSGFVQTNNKIAIGAAISPRSYYNGRQFDVGLMIWKDPRHGNWWLEIGQGLLVGYWPAFLFSHLGSHASMIQFGGEIVNTRSTGLHTSTQMGSGHFAEEGYGKASYFRNLQIIDWDNSLLPVSNLHLLADHPNCYDIRQGKNKLWGTYFYYGGPGRNVHCP
- the LOC111779664 gene encoding uncharacterized protein LOC111779664 isoform X1, producing the protein MLLAAFVALFLIASTSAPPIAAESFIPTAEEYQKLTRIKAYLKNINKPPVKTIQSPDGDLIDCVLSHLQPAFDHNKLKGQLPLDPPERPKGFNSSAGSVAESYQLWRQTGESCPKGTVPIRRTTEQDILRASSVQRFGRKPIKSVRRDSSDSGHEHAVVFVNGEQYYGAKANINVWAPHVSDQYEFSLSQIWVISGSFNNDLNTIEAGWQVSPELYGDNYPRFFTYWTTDAYQATGCYNLLCSGFVQTNNKIAIGAAISPRSYYNGRQFDVGLMIWKDPRHGNWWLEIGQGLLVGYWPAFLFSHLGSHASMIQFGGEIVNTRSTGLHTSTQMGSGHFAEEGYGKASYFRNLQIIDWDNSLLPVSNLHLLADHPNCYDIRQGKNKLWGTYFYYGGPGRNVHCP